CCAATCCACTTCTCCGGGCCAGGCGTGGTTCGGCATGGTGCAGGTGGACAGCTTCAGCATCTTCTTTCACCTGATCGTCGGATTCGTCGTTGCGACCGTCATTCTCGCGTCGTTCGAGTACCTGGCGGTGCAGGGCATCCGGCTGGGCGAATACTACGGGCTGATCCTGCTCGGCGCGGTCGGCATGATGCTGATGTCGTCGGCCATCGAGTTGGTGCTGATCTTCATCGCGCTGGAAATTTCCTCGATCTCCACGTACATACTCGCCGGCTTCCGCCGCCACTCCGCCGCCAGCGCCGAATCCTCGCTCAAGTACTTCCTGTTGGGTTCGTTCGCGACCGCATTTTTCCTCTACGGCGTTGCGCTCATGTTCGGCGCCACCGGCTCCACCAGCATCTACCCGATCGCCGCCTCGCTGCGCGCCGGCACGTCCACGCTCGCCTATGCCGGTGTAGCCCTGATGTTCATCGGCCTGGGATTCAAGGTGGCCTCGGCGCCGTTCCATGTCTGGACGCCCGACGTCTACGAAGGCGCGCCCGCTCCGGTGGTCGCGCTCATGTCCACCGCGCCGAAAGCCGCCGCCTTCGCCGTGCTGCTGCGCATCCTGTTCGCCGCCGCCGCCCCGGGATGGTTCTGGATCGTGTGGTGCTCGGCCGCGCTCTCCATGACGATAGGCAACCTCGGCGCGCTGGTGCAGACCAACCTCAAGCGCATGCTCGCTTACTCCTCAATCGCGCACGCCGGATACCTGCTGTGTGCCTTCGCCGCCGCCAAGAACATCGGCATTTCCGCGGCGATCTTCTACGCCGCCTCCTACGCCGTGATGAACGCGGGCGCATTCATCGTGATCGCGCACTTCGCCAGCCACAACGAGCGCTACGTCAACGTGGACGACTACTCCGGGCTGGGCCGCCGCGCGCCCGGACTGGCCGCCGTGCTCACCGTGTTCCTGCTGTCGCTGATTGGAATCCCCATCACCGGCGGCTTCTTCGCCAAGTTCTACGTGTTCAGCGCGGCGCTGCAAGCCGACCTCGTCGGCCTCACCATCATCGGCGTCGTCAACAGCGCCATCGCCTCCTACTACTACCTGCGCGTGATCGTTGTCATGTACATGCGCGAGCCCAAGGAAGACGCGCCCATGGTCCCCATGCCATTTGCGCTCGGCGTCTCGCTCACCGCCGCCGTCGTGGTGACCATCTACCTCGGCGTGCTGCCCGGGCGCGTGCTCAACTACGCGCTGCAGGGCGCAAGGGACTTGGTGCGGTAAATACAGTGCGCCGAGTTATACCTGTCGAGCAGCTGTCAGAGGACACGCGAAAGCTGTTCGATATCGTGAACAGCGGGCCAGATGTGTCTTGTGTAATCATCGGGGCGGCGTTTCTTGACACTGCTCTAGCGAGCTTGCTCAAGCGGCGCTTGGTCACATCCAGCATCACCGACAAGATACTGTCGCCGAATGGCGCTTTGGGTACTTTCGCTATGCGGGCTGACTTAGCGTACTGCCTTGGATTGATCAGCAAGTATCATCATCAAGATCTCGGCACAATTGGAAAAATCCGGAATCAGTTCGCACACAGTCATCTGGGTCTAGCGTTCAGCGAACCGCAGGTCCGTCAACTTTGTTCCGCACTGCGTCAGTGGCGGATACTCCTCCACGGTGAGGCGGACGATTCGGCCAATAGCTTGACAGAACACCAGTTAACGATGCGGGCCAGGAATCAATTCAACCTCTCAGTCGTGTTTCTGGCCGATAGGCTGCTGCTGACGACGCTCGGACTGAAGCAGGTCACCACCACGTAACAACGCAGGCGTTCGCTACTCAATCGCAACCGCAATATCCCGCCGCGAGAAGACCAGCGTCGCTAGCACCCCGAACAGCAACGCTTGCGCTACCGCCCATCCGGCTGCCGCCCACGGCGCGTGCCACGCCCGCAGGCTGAAGCGGACCATCGCATCCGCCAGCGCGTTACTCGGTACGCTAATAGCAAATTGCTAATCGCTAATTGCTAATTGCTCCAAAAGCATCGCCCCTGTCCGGGAGTTCCGAACAGGGGCGAAATCTGGTATCGAAAGCGGTTATTTCACCTTGGCAAAGATGATCACCAGCGTGTACAGCGCCAGTGACTCGATCAGCGCCAGGCCCAGAATCAGCGCGAGCTGAATGCCCGGACGGGCGGCAGGGTTGCGGGCCAGCGCCTCGGCGGAAGCCGCGGTGGCCTTCGCCTGGCCGAGTCCGCAGACGGCGGACGCGATCGCCATGGCAAAGCCGGAGGTGATTGCTACCCAATTCGTACCGGGCGCGGTCGCGGCACCCTGCGCCAGTACCGGCACGGCGAAGCACATGATCGCCAGCATCAGGAATACGAAGCTCATTGTCTTACGCATGCGTGTTTCTCCTTATCAGTTGCCGCCAGGAGGTGGTTGACCTCATCCCGTGCAGAGGCCCTCACGCTGCAACGGCAGTTTCTAGTTACCAGTTTCTGGTTTCTAGTGCTCACACCGCGACAGCCGACTAGAAACCAGAAACTCGAAACTAGAAACTAGTGCTCGGTCGCCACCGCGCCGGACAGATACACGGTCACCAGCAGAACGAAAATGTACGACTGCAGGAACGAAACGCCGATATGCAGCCCCATGAAAATTACCGGCACGCCGATCGGCACTAGGGAGAAGAACACCAGCGTGACCATGTCGCCCGCGAACATGTTGGCGAACAGACGGATGGTCAGCGAGAGCATGCGCGCCAGGTGGCTGATGATCTCGATGGGAATCATCAGCGGCGCCAGCGCCGGCATCGGCCCGGCAAAATGTTTGGCGTAGTGCAGCACGCCCTGCCGCTTCACGCCCTGAATGTGATAGTAGAGAAACGCGGTAATGGCACAGCCCAGGGGCACGGTCGGACTGAGGCCGGTCGGCGATTCGAACGCAGGAATCAGGCCGATCAGGTTGCAGGTCAGGATGAACAAGCCGAGCGCAACCAGAAAAGGCGTGTAGCCCTCGCTGTGGTGGCCGATGATCTCGCGGCTCTGCTGCGTGATGAATCCGTGCAGCCCTTCGAAGATGTGCTGGATTCCACCGGGATTTTCTACCGACAGCCGCGCCCGCAGCAGCAGGAAGACCAGAATCAGGAAGCCCACGACCAGCACTTCCATGGCGACGGTATTCGGGATCGGCGCCTGCGAAAACTCCGGCTGAATGTGAAGCGCGCGCAAGAGCGCGTCCACGGGCCCGGCGAAGATCCGGTTCAGCAGCGCGGTAAACGGAAGCTGTTCAGGCATGAAAAGAAGTTATGAGTTGCTGGTTTCTAGTTTCTAGAAAAAAACGGCTACAAACCGCGGCGCAGCGAGACCACAACTTCATATACCGCTTCGCAGAGAATCGCCGCCACGGTCAGAAACAGGCCGCCCAGAAGCCCGTAGAGGCTGTCCCGGGAAACTCTGAATATAGCATAGCCGGCGAGCGCGATTAAAGCGTAGCGCAGCAGGAAACGCGCCACCACGCCGCCGCTCGACTGCTTGCGCCCGGTGCTGGTGACGCGGTCGGCGAGCGCGCTCACCGCCTGCTTCAGCCAGTAAAAATTCACCCACGCGATCCCGCACCCCAGCGCCAAGCCGGCGCCGACCTTCCAGCCGAAGAAGATCGAAACGACCGCGGTGGCGACCACGCCGATGGCGGCCATGAAGCGGCGAATGCGGTCCAGGGCGCCGGAGTAGAACCGCTCGGCGGCCGCGTCCGAAGTTGCGGCGCTGGAATCGTTAGACAATTTGGTAATTTCGTAAGTTCGTAAATTGGTAATTTGAAAATTCGGCGAGCGCCATGCCTGCTGATCTCGCCTTGGGTTTTCAAATTACCAAATTACGAATTTACCAAATTACTAAATCCCTGTTATGCCGTACTTCTCCTCGAAGATGGCAGCAAATCAGACTTCACTGCTTCGATTCCGACGACATGACCGTGCGAATCAGCTCAACAAATCCCGCGGCGATGCCGGCGATCAGGCCCACCAGGTAAATCCAGGTCGTGTGCAGCCAGTGGTCCAGCGCCACCCCGGCCAGCCATCCGACCACCGTGCACGCCGGCAGCACGAAGGCAAGCTGGCTGTAGCGGGCAACAGCAATGAAGAAACTTCTCTTGCCCGCGCGGTCGTCATTAGTCGCTGGTCGTTGGTCGTTGGCCGTGCCGTCGTCGTTAGTCGTTGGTCGTTTGTCGTTGGCCATGCCGAATCCAGTTTCCAGTTTCCGCTTTCCCGTTTCCAGCGGAAAACGAAAACCCCGGCTTTGCACCGGGGTCTTGCGCCTTCTTATTCCTCTGTGTCCTCTGTGGCAAAAAACTACCGCAGGAAGCCGAGCAACCCCGTTCCCACCTGCTGGATTCCGAGCGACCAGCCGGCGGCGCGGATGAAAAATTCCGGGAATATTCCGATGCCGACGGTGCCGATGGCAGTCACGGCGAGCGCGACTTGCATGCCCGGGCTGATCACCACCGGCTCGGCATCGGTCGCCGGGCGCATGAACATCGCGTTTGCGATCCGCATGTAGTAATAGAGCCCGAGCACCGCGTACAGCACGGCCAGGCTGGCGAGCACATAATGCTGCGTCTGGATCAGGCTGAGGAAGATGAAGTACTTGCCGTAGAAGCCCGCCAGCGGCGGGATTCCGGCCAGCGACAGCAGGAACAGCAGCATGAGCACGGCTTCTGTGGGCGCCTTGAAGTAGAGGCCGGCGATGTCGTCAATCTCGTCGCCGATGATGGCGCGACGCCGCAGCGATGTAACCACCGCGAACGCGCCCAGGTTCATGAACGTGTACACCAGCAGGTACACCAGGATGCCCTGGATGCCGGTCTTGTTGGTGATGTTGTCGCTGGCGATCAGGCCGAGCAGCATGTAGCCGACGTGCGAGATGGAGCTGTAGGCGAGCAGGCGCTTGAGGTTGGTCTGGGTGAGCGCGGCGAAGTTGCCGCCGGTCATGGTGGCGATGGCGACAAACACCAGCAGCGGCAGGTACACCGGGCGCAGCGGATACAGTCCCCAAAGGAAAATCCGCAGCAGCATCGCCCAGGCCGCCGCCTTCACCGCCACGGACATGTAGCCGGTGACGCTGGTGGGCGCCCCTTCATAGGCGTCGGGCGCCCATTGATGGAACGGGACAGCGGCGATCTTGAACAGCAGCCCGGTCGCGGTGGTAATCATGGCGACGATGGCGATCGGGTCCCTGGGATTCACGTTGTAGTGCCGCTGCAGCGCCTGCGCGATCACGTGCAGGTTGGTGCTGCCGGAAAGCCCGTAGAGCAGCGAGAGCCCGTAGGCGAAGATGCCGCTGGAGAACGCGCCCAGCAGCAGGTACTTCAGCGCGGCTTCATTGGACCGCTTGTCGCGGCGCAGGAATCCGACCAGAACGTAGGTGGAGATGGCCATCAGTTCCAGGCCGATGAACAGCAGCACCACGTCGTAGCCGCTGGCCATGCACATCATGCCGACCACGGAGAACAGGATGAGCGCGTAGAACTCGCCGTGGTGCTCGTGCTCGATTTCCAGGTAATGCGCCGACATCAGGATGGCGATCGCGGCGCCCACCAGGAACAGGTAGAAGAAATAAATGGCGAAGCCGTCCATCAGCACCGATCCGACCACCTGGCCGCCCACGTTGGACAGGTAAGCGAAGCTGCCGACCAGCGAACGTCCGTCGGCGAAGTGGCCAAGGTGAATGCGAATCACCGCCGCGGTCGAGAAGCCGATGCCGAGCAGCGCGGTGATGGCGTTCCAGCGCTTCCACTCGGCGGGCAGCATGAGGTCGATGATCAGCACGCCGAGGCCGAACAGCGAGAGCAAAATCATGGGCAGCGACAGCGCGTAGTCGGTGCCGGTAAAGAATGAGGTAGGCACTCTTGCTTCCCCTAATTCGTCCTGACCGCCGCAATCGCGGGGGGCAGGGGCTTGGAGCTGGTTGTCGCCGGAGCGGCCGGCTTGCTTGCCGGAGCTGGCTCAATTTTTGCCGGAGCCGGTTGGACCGCCAGCACCGGCTTCATCTCATCCGGACGAACCGTCTGCACCAGTTGCGCCACCGGCTGCTGCAGGATCTGGAACATCGGCTTGGGATAAATTCCGATAAACAGCGCGGCGGCGATCAGCGGAGCGAACGTCAGGATTTCGCGCGGCGTCAGGTCCTGCAGCTTCTCGTTTTTCGGATTCGTCACCGCTCCGAAGAAGACGCGCTGGTACAGCCAGAGCAGGTACGCGGCCGCCAGGATCACGCCCGGCACCGCCCACGCCGCCCACGCCTTGCTCTCGATAAACGTTCCTTGCAGGATGGTGAACTCGCCGATGAACCCGTTGAGCAGCGGCAGGCCCATCGAGGACAGGAACATGATCATGGTGATGGTGGCGTACACCGGCATGACGTTGGAAATGCCGCCGTACTCCGAGATCTCGCGGGTGTGGCGCCGCTCGTAAAGAATGCCGACGATCAAGAACAGCGCGCCGGTCGAGATGCCGTGATTGATCTGCTGAATCACCGACCCGGCCAGCCCCGCCTGGTTCACCACGAAAATTCCCAGCGTGCAGAAACCGAGGTGGCTCACCGAGCTGTACGCCACCAGCTTCTTCATGTCTTTCTGCATCAGGGAGACGAGCGCGCCGTAGATGATGCCCACGATCGACAGCCCAATCACAAAGCTTCGCACCTTGGGTTGCATGGCGACGCCGGGGAAGAACGGCAGCGAGAAGCGGATGAAGCCGTACGTTCCCATCTTCAGCAGGACGCCCGCCAGGATCACCGAGCCCGCGGTGGGCGCCTCCACGTGCGCGTCCGGAAGCCAGGTATGGAAGGGGAACATCGGCACCTTAATGGCGAAGCCGACGAAGAAGGCGAAGAACAGTACGATGGCGGCCGTACCCGTGATCTGCGGCGCCGTCTTGTACAGCTCAGGAATGGCAAAGGTGTACACGCCGGTGACGGTGTGGTGGTGGAAGTAGAGGAACAGGATGCCCAACAGCATCAGCACCGAGCCGAACAACGTGTACAAAAAGAACTTGATCGCCGCGTAGAGCTTGCGCGGGCCGCCCCAGATGCCGATCAGCAGGTACATCGGGACCAGCATCGCTTCCCAGAAGACGAAGAACAGGAACATGTCCAGCGCCATGAAGACGCCGAGCATGCCCGTCTGCAGCAACAGGAACCAGATGTAGTATTCCTTCACCCGGTCCTGAATCGCTTCCCACGAAGACAGGATGGAAATCCATCCCAGCAGCGTGGTCAGGATGATCAGCAGGAAGCTGATGCCGTCGATGCCCAGGTAATAGCCGGCGCCGATGGACGGAATCCAGGTGTTGGCCGCGCCCTCGATGAACTTGAACCCCGGCTGGTCTTTGACCGCCCAGAACATCGGGATCAGCGGAATGGACACCGCCAGCCCGGCCAGCGCGAAGATATTCGCCACCCAGCGGATGGCATTCTTGTTCTCCTTAGGCATGAACAGGAGAACGACGGCGCCCACCGCGGGCGTGAACAGAATGATGGAGAGGATGTGGTCGTTAAACATTTCTTTTTAGCTCTCAGCTATCAGCTACCAGCCTTCAGCCGTTGACTTCATCGTTGCCCGCCGCCAATCAGCGGGCGACGTAATAAATCACGAAACCGACAACGCCGCCGACCATGACCAGCGCGTACCACTGCACCAGGCCCCATTGCACCAGGCGCACCGGGTAGGAAAGCAGTCGCGTCAAGATCGCCGGGCCGTTGACCAGCAAGCCGTCAATGATCCATGTGTCCCACCACTTCGAAACTGTCCCCATGGCGCGCGTCAGCCAGCCCGCGCCGTTGACGCCGCCGTCAATCACGTTGGCGTCGAACTTGAATGACGCCTCCCCGAGACCCATCGCGCCCAGGCGTATGGGCCCGATCGGACGGCGGCCGGTGAAGGCATAATCGTAGGCTTCGTCCACGTAATACTTGTTCAGCAACAGCGCATACGCCGGCGGAGCGACCGCGTTGATGGGCTCGACAAATCCCTTCTCAGCCTTCTTGTAAAAGTACTTCGCGACCCCCCACCCAATGAATCCGAGCGCCACCGAAAGCGCCATCAGGATGTACTCGATTGCCTCGGTCTTTTCTTCCTTGCCTTCGGGTTTGGGCATGGCAGCGGCGGTCTCGGCTGTGCGCGCGCCGGCCTGCTCGGCATGCTCGCTCAGCGCAGGAAGTGCATGCCCGGCTTCGGCGGTGACGCTTTCGGTTGCGAACACCGGCTCCAGGAAACGCTCGAAGGCGTTGGTTCCGCCCAGCGCCTTGGGGACCCCGAGCCACCCCGCGGTAACGGAGCCGATGGCGAGGATGATCAGTGGCACGGTCATGGTTTTCGGCGACTCGTGCACGTGGTGCTCGACCTCGTGGGTCATCCGGCTGGGGCTCCAGAACGTCAGGTAAATCAGCCGGAACATGTAGAACGCGGTCATCAGCGCGGCGAAAAAGCCGACATACCACAGCGCGCGGAAGCCGCCGCCGTGCGACGAGTACGCCTGCCACAGAATTTCGTCTTTCGAGAAGAAGCCCGCCAGCGGCGGAATGCCGGCAATGGCCAGCGTTCCGATGAGCATGGTTTTGTACGTCGTCGGAATGCGCTTCGACAGGTCGCCCATGTTGCGCATGTCCTGCTCGCCGCTGAGCGCGTGGATCACCGAGCCGGAACCGAGGAACAGCAGCGCCTTGAAGAAGGCGTGCGTGAACACGTGGAACACGCCGGCGGCAAACGCACCCACGCCCAGCGCCAGGAACATGTATCCGAGCTGCGACACGGTGGAGTAGGCGAGCACGCGCTTGATGTCGTTCTGCACCAGGCCGATGGAGGCGGCGAAGATGGCGGTCAGCGCGCCGATGATGGCCACGGTCTTCATGCTGGTCGGCGCCAGCATGAACAGCGCGTTGGAACGCGCCACCATGTACACGCCCGCGGTCACCATCGTGGCCGCGTGGATGAGCGCGGAAACCGGCGTTGGGCCTTCCATGGCATCGGGCAGCCAGACATAAAGAGGAAACTGCGCCGATTTGCCGCAGGCGCCGATGAACAGCATCAGAGTGGCGAAAGTAATCACCGGATCGCCCACCGCGAAGTGGCTGGTCTGCAGCGTGTGCGTGATGTCGGTGAAGCGCACCGAGCCGAAGTACCAGGCCAGGGTCAGCATGCCCATCAGGAACCCGGCGTCGCCGATGCGGTTGACGATGAATGCCTTGTTGGCGGCGGTCGAAGCGGAATGTTTCTTGAACCAGAACCCGATCAGCAGGTACGAGCATAGGCCCACGCCTTCCCACCCGACGAACAGCATCGTGTAGTTGTTCCCCAGGACGAGCGTGAGCATGGAGAACATGAACAGGTTCATGTAGCCGAAGAAGCGGTAGTAGCCGCCTTCGTGGGCCATGTAGCCGATGGAGTAGATGTGGATCAGCATGCCCACGCCGGTCACAAACAGCAGCCAGATGGCGGAGAGCGGGTCGAGCAGGAAGCCGGCGTCGGCGTTGAACTGGAATGGCCCATGCGCGCCGGGCAGCAGGATTGGGTGCTGCGCATCGCCGCTGCCGAGCCAGGTGTAGAGGATGGTTTGGTACGGCCCGTTATTGTGCGCCGGCTGCCAGGTCTGCGTGTACTGCCATACCGCCAGGCACGACCAGGCGAAGGCGATCACGACCGTGCCGACGCAGAAAGCGTTCACCGCTTTCTTGTCCAGCTTGCGGCCGACGAAGAACATCACCGCCGCGCTGAAGATCGGCAGCAGCGGAATGACCCAGATGTGATCGAGAAAGAACATTTTAGCTCTCAGCTATCAGCTATCAGCTTTCGGCCGTCGACTGCCGACCGTCGACCGTCGACCGATTACCACTTCAGCAAATCCACCTCGTCCACGTTGACCGTCTCCTTATTGCGGAAGAAGGCGATCAAAATGCCCAGCCCGACGGCGGCCTCGGCGGCAGCGTCGGTAATCACGAAAATCGAGAAGATCTGCCCGTTCAGGTTCCACAGGCGCGAGAACGCCACCAGGTTCAGGTTCACCGCGTTCAGGATCAGCTCGATGGACATCAGGATGATGACCACGTTGCGGCGCGTGACCACGCCGATGGTGCCGATGACGAACAGCGCCGCCGCGACTACCAAGTAATGCAAAGTGCCAATAGGAGCCATCTTTTTCTCATTTGTCGACGGTCGACAGTCGACGGTCGACTTCAAAATCCTTGCCTTGGCGGCCGCCGGCCGTAGACCGTCGACCGTAGACCGCTAGATGCGTTTCTTGGCCATCACCACCGCGCCCACGATGGCCACCAGCAGCAGCAGCGACGCGATTTCAAACGGCAACAGGTAATTGCGGAACAGCGCCATTCCCACCTGCTGCGTGTTCATCGGCTCGGGCATGCTGACCGGATTCACCGGGAAAATCGAGCTGCCGCGCTTGTACACGAAC
The Terriglobia bacterium genome window above contains:
- a CDS encoding NADH-quinone oxidoreductase subunit N; translation: MSASDYIRILPELVLTVFGMLVMLIDPLLPEHNDRKGIGVLALIGSLLAIAATLYQSTSPGQAWFGMVQVDSFSIFFHLIVGFVVATVILASFEYLAVQGIRLGEYYGLILLGAVGMMLMSSAIELVLIFIALEISSISTYILAGFRRHSAASAESSLKYFLLGSFATAFFLYGVALMFGATGSTSIYPIAASLRAGTSTLAYAGVALMFIGLGFKVASAPFHVWTPDVYEGAPAPVVALMSTAPKAAAFAVLLRILFAAAAPGWFWIVWCSAALSMTIGNLGALVQTNLKRMLAYSSIAHAGYLLCAFAAAKNIGISAAIFYAASYAVMNAGAFIVIAHFASHNERYVNVDDYSGLGRRAPGLAAVLTVFLLSLIGIPITGGFFAKFYVFSAALQADLVGLTIIGVVNSAIASYYYLRVIVVMYMREPKEDAPMVPMPFALGVSLTAAVVVTIYLGVLPGRVLNYALQGARDLVR
- a CDS encoding MltR family transcriptional regulator, with translation MVTSSITDKILSPNGALGTFAMRADLAYCLGLISKYHHQDLGTIGKIRNQFAHSHLGLAFSEPQVRQLCSALRQWRILLHGEADDSANSLTEHQLTMRARNQFNLSVVFLADRLLLTTLGLKQVTTT
- a CDS encoding ATPase gives rise to the protein MRKTMSFVFLMLAIMCFAVPVLAQGAATAPGTNWVAITSGFAMAIASAVCGLGQAKATAASAEALARNPAARPGIQLALILGLALIESLALYTLVIIFAKVK
- the atpB gene encoding F0F1 ATP synthase subunit A, translated to MPEQLPFTALLNRIFAGPVDALLRALHIQPEFSQAPIPNTVAMEVLVVGFLILVFLLLRARLSVENPGGIQHIFEGLHGFITQQSREIIGHHSEGYTPFLVALGLFILTCNLIGLIPAFESPTGLSPTVPLGCAITAFLYYHIQGVKRQGVLHYAKHFAGPMPALAPLMIPIEIISHLARMLSLTIRLFANMFAGDMVTLVFFSLVPIGVPVIFMGLHIGVSFLQSYIFVLLVTVYLSGAVATEH
- a CDS encoding ATP synthase subunit I, with product MSNDSSAATSDAAAERFYSGALDRIRRFMAAIGVVATAVVSIFFGWKVGAGLALGCGIAWVNFYWLKQAVSALADRVTSTGRKQSSGGVVARFLLRYALIALAGYAIFRVSRDSLYGLLGGLFLTVAAILCEAVYEVVVSLRRGL
- a CDS encoding AtpZ/AtpI family protein, with translation MANDKRPTTNDDGTANDQRPATNDDRAGKRSFFIAVARYSQLAFVLPACTVVGWLAGVALDHWLHTTWIYLVGLIAGIAAGFVELIRTVMSSESKQ
- a CDS encoding NADH-quinone oxidoreductase subunit N: MILLSLFGLGVLIIDLMLPAEWKRWNAITALLGIGFSTAAVIRIHLGHFADGRSLVGSFAYLSNVGGQVVGSVLMDGFAIYFFYLFLVGAAIAILMSAHYLEIEHEHHGEFYALILFSVVGMMCMASGYDVVLLFIGLELMAISTYVLVGFLRRDKRSNEAALKYLLLGAFSSGIFAYGLSLLYGLSGSTNLHVIAQALQRHYNVNPRDPIAIVAMITTATGLLFKIAAVPFHQWAPDAYEGAPTSVTGYMSVAVKAAAWAMLLRIFLWGLYPLRPVYLPLLVFVAIATMTGGNFAALTQTNLKRLLAYSSISHVGYMLLGLIASDNITNKTGIQGILVYLLVYTFMNLGAFAVVTSLRRRAIIGDEIDDIAGLYFKAPTEAVLMLLFLLSLAGIPPLAGFYGKYFIFLSLIQTQHYVLASLAVLYAVLGLYYYMRIANAMFMRPATDAEPVVISPGMQVALAVTAIGTVGIGIFPEFFIRAAGWSLGIQQVGTGLLGFLR
- a CDS encoding NADH-quinone oxidoreductase subunit M, coding for MFNDHILSIILFTPAVGAVVLLFMPKENKNAIRWVANIFALAGLAVSIPLIPMFWAVKDQPGFKFIEGAANTWIPSIGAGYYLGIDGISFLLIILTTLLGWISILSSWEAIQDRVKEYYIWFLLLQTGMLGVFMALDMFLFFVFWEAMLVPMYLLIGIWGGPRKLYAAIKFFLYTLFGSVLMLLGILFLYFHHHTVTGVYTFAIPELYKTAPQITGTAAIVLFFAFFVGFAIKVPMFPFHTWLPDAHVEAPTAGSVILAGVLLKMGTYGFIRFSLPFFPGVAMQPKVRSFVIGLSIVGIIYGALVSLMQKDMKKLVAYSSVSHLGFCTLGIFVVNQAGLAGSVIQQINHGISTGALFLIVGILYERRHTREISEYGGISNVMPVYATITMIMFLSSMGLPLLNGFIGEFTILQGTFIESKAWAAWAVPGVILAAAYLLWLYQRVFFGAVTNPKNEKLQDLTPREILTFAPLIAAALFIGIYPKPMFQILQQPVAQLVQTVRPDEMKPVLAVQPAPAKIEPAPASKPAAPATTSSKPLPPAIAAVRTN
- the nuoL gene encoding NADH-quinone oxidoreductase subunit L gives rise to the protein MFFLDHIWVIPLLPIFSAAVMFFVGRKLDKKAVNAFCVGTVVIAFAWSCLAVWQYTQTWQPAHNNGPYQTILYTWLGSGDAQHPILLPGAHGPFQFNADAGFLLDPLSAIWLLFVTGVGMLIHIYSIGYMAHEGGYYRFFGYMNLFMFSMLTLVLGNNYTMLFVGWEGVGLCSYLLIGFWFKKHSASTAANKAFIVNRIGDAGFLMGMLTLAWYFGSVRFTDITHTLQTSHFAVGDPVITFATLMLFIGACGKSAQFPLYVWLPDAMEGPTPVSALIHAATMVTAGVYMVARSNALFMLAPTSMKTVAIIGALTAIFAASIGLVQNDIKRVLAYSTVSQLGYMFLALGVGAFAAGVFHVFTHAFFKALLFLGSGSVIHALSGEQDMRNMGDLSKRIPTTYKTMLIGTLAIAGIPPLAGFFSKDEILWQAYSSHGGGFRALWYVGFFAALMTAFYMFRLIYLTFWSPSRMTHEVEHHVHESPKTMTVPLIILAIGSVTAGWLGVPKALGGTNAFERFLEPVFATESVTAEAGHALPALSEHAEQAGARTAETAAAMPKPEGKEEKTEAIEYILMALSVALGFIGWGVAKYFYKKAEKGFVEPINAVAPPAYALLLNKYYVDEAYDYAFTGRRPIGPIRLGAMGLGEASFKFDANVIDGGVNGAGWLTRAMGTVSKWWDTWIIDGLLVNGPAILTRLLSYPVRLVQWGLVQWYALVMVGGVVGFVIYYVAR
- the nuoK gene encoding NADH-quinone oxidoreductase subunit NuoK — encoded protein: MAPIGTLHYLVVAAALFVIGTIGVVTRRNVVIILMSIELILNAVNLNLVAFSRLWNLNGQIFSIFVITDAAAEAAVGLGILIAFFRNKETVNVDEVDLLKW